In a single window of the Pyrococcus sp. NA2 genome:
- a CDS encoding glycine zipper domain-containing protein translates to MPFHLFLRRKREKNKEEKEEEKKERKGGRKKAIASIAIMLMLLVSVYAEPVSAGWFDGVKEKVGNFVNTLKNNVLGGGVGALAGAKAGASIGALIGGPIGAAIGALIGGIVGYVVGANIEQKIKDKVCNSALGKFLCTSKTEEEKDFMRFIDTGKNVTLANFTDDHYIRKSLVRNLTREADVAAFQDLQLLVSKLRSGMISYDFQASGDSGEFSEIELRGPEKIYGFSAFPIELRLKPRGNSEVKDPVCITSVRIYVKDTNGSIYWTRTWKFEKDKECLEPPTSTVWTFSTILKGPDPYSGYIDYILNGQANEQLINEIFSAKPQEFEIVAEVSGYRKIYYDDGSGNWTFDHDEPIHAVFTSLSAYRHIGGGTYVISGFAGSLPVYYQDAPEASEFTAFQMKAAGASSNLVARLWSSPIHILSATSPYRVYIQGNPGYFGGLDPKIIDEARIVVYRITKDGHWELAAALPLDGVASLGDLSTGKLLQGSVTYHADNNTVSYRAFVAIKAFVSRDDGANIPIWVLVEPAIAPVDPTRKVVMDRYIEEIGDLVGDKSITLEEAQRLKAIGDSLISSLQSKIDVAQYWKEKGEAENKDLVVEYASKAIYHYKEAIKYAEKLKSADNSQDVLKYAEIVKEEEVVGDYYLRAAELAYYNQDEQAQALVEDAARIEQNVKEIKGTSLAAIIPDLRDTQGLIQFIIKIIISLAAIYISKRLLGSFGAMIVTILIVIWWIGPMFGIHL, encoded by the coding sequence GTGCCGTTTCATTTATTTTTGAGGAGGAAAAGAGAGAAGAATAAGGAAGAAAAGGAGGAAGAAAAGAAGGAGCGAAAAGGAGGCCGTAAGAAGGCTATTGCAAGCATTGCGATAATGCTAATGCTTCTTGTTAGTGTTTACGCTGAACCAGTAAGTGCTGGTTGGTTTGATGGTGTTAAGGAGAAGGTTGGCAATTTCGTTAACACGCTTAAAAACAACGTCTTGGGAGGTGGTGTGGGTGCTTTAGCTGGAGCTAAGGCCGGCGCCTCAATCGGGGCTTTAATTGGAGGGCCTATTGGAGCTGCCATTGGGGCTTTAATCGGTGGAATTGTAGGATACGTTGTGGGAGCCAATATTGAGCAGAAGATAAAGGATAAAGTGTGTAATTCAGCGCTTGGGAAGTTTTTGTGTACAAGCAAGACTGAAGAGGAAAAAGACTTTATGAGGTTTATTGATACTGGAAAGAATGTTACTTTAGCCAATTTTACCGATGATCATTATATTAGAAAGTCACTCGTCAGGAATCTCACAAGAGAGGCTGATGTGGCTGCATTCCAGGACTTACAACTCCTGGTCTCAAAATTGAGGAGTGGTATGATTAGTTATGACTTCCAAGCGAGTGGAGATAGTGGAGAATTTTCAGAGATTGAGCTGAGGGGTCCAGAAAAGATCTATGGCTTTAGTGCTTTTCCAATAGAACTTAGGTTAAAGCCAAGAGGAAATTCAGAAGTTAAAGATCCAGTCTGTATCACAAGCGTTAGGATTTATGTTAAGGACACAAATGGTAGCATTTATTGGACAAGGACGTGGAAGTTTGAGAAGGATAAAGAATGTCTCGAACCACCGACAAGTACTGTATGGACGTTTTCAACAATCCTTAAGGGGCCAGATCCATACTCAGGCTATATAGATTACATCTTGAACGGTCAGGCCAATGAGCAATTAATCAACGAAATATTTAGTGCCAAGCCTCAGGAATTCGAAATTGTAGCTGAGGTTTCTGGATACAGAAAAATATACTATGATGATGGGAGTGGAAACTGGACTTTTGACCATGATGAACCCATTCATGCAGTATTCACAAGTCTAAGCGCCTACAGGCATATTGGAGGTGGCACTTATGTAATTTCAGGATTTGCTGGAAGCTTACCAGTTTACTATCAAGACGCTCCAGAAGCAAGCGAATTTACAGCATTTCAAATGAAAGCTGCTGGAGCTTCATCAAATTTGGTTGCAAGGCTCTGGAGTTCACCGATACATATCCTAAGTGCAACTTCGCCTTACAGGGTATATATCCAAGGAAATCCTGGCTACTTCGGAGGGCTTGATCCAAAGATAATAGATGAGGCCAGGATTGTAGTATATAGGATAACAAAAGATGGACATTGGGAGCTCGCAGCGGCTCTTCCCCTAGATGGGGTTGCAAGTCTAGGTGACCTATCAACTGGAAAACTCTTACAAGGATCAGTCACATACCATGCTGATAACAACACAGTCTCATACAGGGCTTTTGTTGCAATTAAAGCGTTTGTAAGTAGAGATGACGGAGCAAATATCCCAATTTGGGTTCTTGTTGAACCAGCAATTGCTCCAGTAGATCCAACAAGAAAAGTCGTTATGGATAGGTACATAGAAGAAATAGGAGACCTAGTTGGAGATAAATCAATAACACTTGAGGAAGCACAAAGGCTCAAGGCGATCGGTGATAGCCTAATTAGCTCATTACAAAGTAAGATCGATGTTGCTCAGTATTGGAAAGAAAAAGGTGAAGCTGAGAACAAAGATTTAGTTGTAGAATACGCTTCTAAAGCAATTTACCACTACAAGGAAGCAATAAAATACGCTGAAAAGCTCAAGAGTGCTGATAATTCCCAAGATGTCCTAAAGTATGCCGAAATTGTAAAGGAGGAAGAGGTTGTTGGTGATTATTACTTAAGAGCTGCAGAGCTTGCCTATTACAATCAAGATGAACAGGCACAAGCTCTTGTTGAGGATGCAGCCAGGATAGAGCAGAATGTCAAAGAAATTAAAGGAACGAGCTTAGCAGCAATCATTCCAGACTTAAGAGACACACAAGGCCTTATACAGTTCATTATCAAGATAATAATCTCACTAGCAGCAATATACATTTCAAAAAGGCTTCTCGGTTCGTTTGGTGCAATGATAGTCACAATACTAATCGTGATTTGGTGGATAGGCCCAATGTTTGGAATACACTTGTGA